The Aspergillus fumigatus Af293 chromosome 5, whole genome shotgun sequence nucleotide sequence GGTGTCCTCATCCGCTCGGGACAGGAAAATCTTGCCAACTCAGTCGAGATCGCAGTCAGTATGTGCTCTGAGACGTCACCAGGGCCTTGGCTAACTTGTCTAGTGAGAGTAATCCTTTTCCGACTCCGGATCCTACCTCGACTAATATCGAGTTCATACCGACTGAGTCCACCATGTTCGTTCTAGAAGAGGTGGCTGACGATTCAGTGCCCGGTCCACCCCAAATTCTCCATAGAGACCGGCCAGGGTCCCCTACAGCGCGAAGTGCAGTGGATGCTATGACGTCTGTAGCAAGGGCGCAAACCTTCCAACCAACAACGACCAACAATCCTGGTCAACTGAGGTTGCCTGGATCATCCTCAGCCGACAAAAGTGCCGGGACGCAAAACAATCATCTTCCGAAATCCACGTCCAAAGGACTCCGTAAAGCCCTCTCTGATCCGACTGCGTTGACGACGAGCACCAGTGTGCAATCACGGTCCCAACTGTCCAGTAGATCGGTCGACACCTACCCGATCGAGGAGAACCTGCCGGAACAGGGGCCTTGGACGTCCGAGGCtctcgatctcttcgattTCTGGCCGCCGGGACGGCCGAAACCCAGCTGAATGTATCTCGTTTGCCTTCTCATTCCTTGTTGCAGCCTGTCTATTCAAAATGTTATGACCATGATACCCTAGATGCATGTACTTACATGGATAAATCCcaatttctttttcgttACGTCCGGTTCACTCATTTACGTACTCTTCTTCACCAACACACCCGAAATATACGGTATCGGAGACCTTCCAAACCACCTGTCCAATTCCACAACCTCCCACCCCCCATCCCTGTCCGCCGCTGCCCGCAACGCCATCTCCGTATCCCGATCCAAGCAGCAATTCCCAACAAACCAACTCCACCCAAAGAACCCATAAACAGCCTGCATCACCCTCGCCACAATCGACCCCTTCGCCGTCCGCCACGGATTAACCACATGCTCCACAACAAGCAACTGCCCCCCTGGCCGCAACAGCGCATACAACTCCTGCGCCGTCCTCTCCAACTCCGGCACAGAGCACAAAACCCGCACACACACAATCGTATCGAAGACCCCGTCCGTGCTTGCCAGAACTCCCTCCACATCCCCGGCAGGAAGCAGCCCTTCCCGCTGCAACTCCGGCACCAGCTCCCGCGCCGCAGCACCACAGGACAGAACTTGGTACTTCTCCCCCaacccctcctcttccgcgCGCGCGCGCAGCTCCGCATGCAGACCGCGGCACGGCTCCGCACCGTAAATCGTTTTGATGGCTTGTGCGCGCCCGCGGAGCAGCGGCATCTGCGTGCCTGTCCCCGGGCCGACATCTAGCACGACCCCCGACGCTCTGGCTAGAATTGGTGGGATGAGATCAGTTGAGTTCTGGATCTGAGGTGGCTGGAGCGGCGTTTGCTTTtggtcttggtcttggtcttggttTTGTTGTTGGGTGCTTGTTGGGCGGGCGGCTGGGCGCGTTCATTAGCTATTATCGGGTACTCCGCGGTATCACTTTCAATGGGAAAGGTGAAGAGGGCGTACAGCTAAAATCAACCCAGAAGCGGCCAAATGCTTCATCGCGGAGCTTGCTTGTTTCAAGAAGGGGGGCGAGCACTTCGCCCCGCTGGAAGACTGCCTCGAAGCAGACTTTGGTGTAATCTGTTGGGGATTAGTATATTATTTTTCAAATTTCGTTGAATGGATGTATAATTGGCTTATAGAGTAGGAAGGGAGTGATAGCAAGTCTAGTTGAAGCACTACAGCAGTTGCACGCATCTACCCAGAATTGCGAAGAGCTGTTCATAATTGTCTATAGACTAAAGGGCGATGTAGACTCACAGCTCATGGCCCAAGCTAGCAGCTGGCCTGGTTCGATCAGCGTCCGGATCCATTCTTTCGTGGTGGGCTCGTGTGCCGTCATAATGGCTTTATGTTGATGTGTATtcgtctactccgtatctatTTTCATTCAAAAGAGAAGACTGGAGTTGATAGAGTAAACGCAGATAATGGATAGATTGCGGAGAGAAACGTCGGATAAATGATATGCGCAATCGCCGACTGGCTGACACGAATCCCGTTTAGGAAACCAACTCGGTGTTTGAAAATAGCAATGGCCGATATGGGACACCTCGCAGATAGGATGGTACAACTACAGGATGAAACACTGTTGGAAACCCTTGATGTTCATTTTCATATCGGTGCCTAGAACATTTCCTGCGCCTTTCCTGAATGGCAAGCAAGAGATAGAATCACAATAATCAAGAACACTGACGGCCAACAGCAACGTGGTGATACAACCCTATTATAACAGTCATTCTCACCGTCATTACAGTCTCAGAAATGAGCCAAGATCACAGGCAATGGAAATGAAAAGGATACAGAGCGGTAGACTTGCGCAACACTTGCACAGAATTTGTATAACGGGAAGAGTCAAGCCAGAACGAACGATCGACCGAGGTGGGTGTCAGGCTGATGATAGAAACATAGGAAAAAGAGACCAAGAATTTCATGATGCAGTGTGTGCAGAAGAATGGCAGCGAAAGAACAGGCACCGAAAGAGTAGGGAGAATGTCCACAAGGTTAGGTTCCAAAAAGCCAGTGGCATGAGTATGACAGGTTGCATAGCTGAATGCAGATACATGAAgttagagaagaatggatAGGAAGCTGGTCAAAAGACACAGATGCTGATTTGCACGCTTATCAAATTCGCAGTATATCAGAAAGGGGCCAGATGATAGTGCGAGGTTAGCACAAAATGAGACTCATGGACGTCAACAACAGCTCAGCTGTCTGGTTCAGTGATGCGAGTGCATTCGATTGACGCGTGGGCTATAACGACTTGTCCTGGAAAGTGAGCTGACATCGTGCTTGCCGTCGCAGCAAGCGCGGACGTTCTCCAGCCGATCGGAGTCTTGTTCCATCATACGCCGAAAGTCTTCTTCGCTATCCCGCTCGTGCAGGCTGTCCGCATGAAGACTCCCTTCGTGAACACTGGAAGTGGCATAGCCCGGCCGGCCTCTGCGACCAAAGGATCCCTTAATCGTCGTATTGAGGATCGTGCTGAGACGGGATGTCGACTCCTGGCGGCCGTCATCAGGGACCTGGAGCCCCGAGCCCTGTGACGGTGCGCTCAGCGCGGGTGATACACGGCCCGGGGTGACAGTCTGCCGTACAGACATGGCGGATGCAGCACGCTGCTTGGGTACATTGCGGACGGTCCGGCTCCGTGATGAGGAAAAGGACATGCGCATGGTTTGCTGGGACTGCGAACGGAATCCGGGATTGAACTCGTCGATATCTTCCAGCGTGTCATTTTCCAGCGTGACATTATTATCCTggccttctccagcctcaTCCGAGTTTCGAAGTAGAAGGTACGAGAGCGCATTGAACCAAGTCTCGTGCCTTTGGCTAGTTGTGGCCGTAAATCGGACCCGGCGGCCTGGACTGACGACTTCTAAGCTTCGGCAATGAAGACCTGGCGGATAAGGGTTGTCGTCAGCAACGACTCGCACAGCCTCGATCGGCACACTCTTCGTCCGCAATTGATTCTTCCCAGCAGTTTGCGGGTCCTGTTCACTCCAGTACAACGTCCGGGTGTACGGATGAACCCAGAAGTAACGACGGTGCCTTGTCTTGGAGGTCTCTCCAGTCACAGTCCTTCGGGTATACTTCCAGAGGAACTCGCCAATCATGGTCTGAGTGATGGCCTGTATCATGCGAGGGTCGGTTCCCGCTGCGTAACCGTTGGACATGTGATTGGAATAGGCTTGAATGTTGAACCGCTCTTCAAGCTCTGATGCAAATGAAGAAACGGATGATCTGCGGGACACTTGACTTTCCCGTCTGATCTGGGCCCGCGAAATGCTTGTCTTGGAGGAATAAACCTGAGTCCCTGACTCGTTTGGAGTCAGCGGGCGCTGGGTGGAATTTGATCGGTACGCGGAAGCTGGCGCCAAGGGGGGGCCCATCAAACCAGGAGACGAGGGCTGTTGCTCCAAGGACTTCTTTTCGGCTGCCATGATAGCTTCGCGGTGGTCCACGGGTAACGGTGGATGACTGAGGCTGTGCACACTGGACGACAAGCTCGTAGAGCTCCCTGGGCGACGTTGAGCAGATTGAAGAGATGTCGTCGAAGCATGTTGAGTGGGACGCGGACGCGCCTTTGGCGTTGCAAAGGGCGACGGTCCAGCTTCCTTGGCTTTGTCACTATCAGGAGGAGACAATGGGCGCGACGAGACACGTTCCATCAGAATCTGATCAATTTGCTTCGACGACAATATTGTCTGAGCACCGGAATCAGCCTGGTTGGACTGCCGTCTCCTGCCGCGTGTGACGGCGTTGCCGGAGATAGTACCCAAAGGTAGGGCGGCACCTGACTTTAGGTCTTCtgcgtcagcagcagcatcgtCGCTTGGGATATCCTTAGCGATCGACATGGAGTCAGTAGGCCGCTTGTCTTGCACAGCATCCCTCAAGTGCGCCGGGTGCATATTCTCATCGGCAATCTGCAGACCGGAAACGACTGCTACGGGTGAAGTGGCTCCCACAGGAAGCGTCTCTACAGACCGTATTGACGAATATGAGAGCTCAGGTACTCGTGAAACTGGTCGTTCGCGGAGTTGTGGTGCAACCGGCTCAGAAGATGCTGAGCTGATACGGGATATATCTAGTTTCGCACTCTCGGATTGCACTACCTTATCTTCAACAATCACAACGTGTTCTGGTCCGGAAAGTGATTTGGGTGGAAGAGCTGCGATAGGTTCGGTCTGCTCAGCGAGTATCGAAGATATCTCTAGCTCCGGAGTCTCCGTGCTTGTTGAGTGGTCTGCCACAGAGATAATTGGTACAGGTTCGGGCTCAGGGAGTGCTGCAGCAACGGGCAGGGTATGTTCCGAGAAGATAGTTGAGACTTCTAGATGTGGAGTCTCCGTGTTCGTAGCTTGGTCCGCAAAAGACAGAACAGGCAACGGTTCTGGCTCGGGTAGAGTAACGGCAATGGGAACTGTATGTTCCGAGAAGACAGCTGAAATGACCATCTGGGGAGAGTATACCTGCTCAGGTTCTGGAAGTTGTGCCATGAGAGGCTCTGTAGACTGAGAGGATATGGAGGACAAAGACAGCTCCCGTGGCAGCGAAGAAGGAAGTGCAACCGGTTCGGTTACCCCGCCGATGAAGTATGATGTAGTCAACTGCGGTAATACAGGGGCCACTGGTGAGGTCTCCTGGTATGAAATCGGCGAGAAGTCTGGCTTAGCGACTGGAGGTGTAGGAACACGGGTTGTCTCTCCCTCTGCGCCTGATGCATCATCCCAGGCCATCTTCGGTGGGGTTGGCACGCTAGATACTTGATCACCATTTGACTCGGCGCCTGACCTGAGAGGTGTCCATTGCGTTGCGGAATTAACCAGCTTCGGTGGctccttgatggccatgccAGCTTCAGCAACTGGTACGGTTGCCTTTGTTGGCGTGACTGGTGCAACAGGCAGAGCCTCTTCAACCCCGGCATTTACAGGATTAGCAGACTCCGTAGGTTGCCAGGGATCGGTCATCACGCCTGAATCGACCATCGCGGGCTTGGCCGGCACGTCCAGAATGGCCTCCGAGGGTCGTCGCGAATCAGCCGTAGGACGCATACGGGGAGTAGACGTCTGGGAGTTAGCACCAAATGTtccgtcctcatcctcgccgcctTCGAGTTCTGCAAGTTCCTCGAAAAGACTGTGTCCTTCTGTGGGAGCCGAATCTTGGGCGAAGCTAGTCGCAGGCGACTCTCGTGCACTCGAAGGCCGGCTGCTGTAAGCCATAGGGGCCTCTCCAGACGGACGGATTTTTCTGAGGAcactcctcttcttcctaAGCCTGTATCTGGGAGCGTGTGCTTGACTGGGAGAGGCGAGAACTTCATCGacaccttcatcttcatctgcggAAGTGGATGCGGTGCTGTGATATGAAGAACGGTCACGAGCCTTGGCCATGATCAAGGATGAAGAAACACGTAGGCGAGGGGTCCTCTGAACAGTCTCCTCAGTCTCAGTCAGCTCATCAGTATCAGAACTGCCATCAGCCATGCTCTCTATGCCCGTCTGGAAGGCTTCGCTTTCTGTTGCAGTTTCCCGCTCGTTGGCAGTCTCAAATGCATCATCGGCCTCGGTGGCAGTCTGGTAAGCGTCGCTGGGGTAGGCAGAGGACTCTTCACCGGAACGGTCGCGAGTCAGGGAGGTTGAAGCGTGACGTGTCGGGGTGGCATCTACAACGTTGTCCTCCCACTCTGCGTCCTGAATCTCGATCTCAGTCTTCCCCTTGCGGCCAGCTCCGAGCAGATCCGGTCGCGCAGGTTTTCTGGAGGCATCTGGCCTGGTCTTTTGGCGTTTGGTGGACGGACCTGCCGGGGCAACAGCTTCACGGCGACGTTGTTCGATCTCGTCCCGCGCCTCTTGCAGCATACGCTTCAATTCGATCTTTTCGGTCTTCTCGCGATGGATTGTACTCTTGAGATTTTGGATCATACGATGAGCGTGGCCGAGAGAACTGCGCAATGTTTCAGTCTCTAAGTGATTGTGACGCGGTGTGAACTTGTTCGGAGACGGTGGTGGTGAGTTCTCTGGTGTACCCTGGTCGTCATCCGAAGAATGATGGTCTCGTGGCACTTCGAGAGTGGCTTGCGCTTCCTGCTGACGAAGCCGCATCGTAACCACTTTGGCAAGCTCTTCGTTCTGGGAGTTTAACTCCTCAAGCTTCTTGTGAAGGGCAAGCTTCTCGGCATCTTGTGCATTGAGGTTCCTGCGCAGGAGGTGAATCTCAGCATCGTTGGCTTTCTGAGCAGCGGCCTGTTCCTCGATCAACCGAGCATTGGCCTGTTTCACTTCCTCCAGCTCCCGTTCAATAGCATTCTTCTCTGACGTGACGGTACCGAGGGCGCTATTTAGTCTGTTTTCGCGATCGGCAGCCTCCTTCATCGCGGTCATAAGCTCGTGAGTTCGAGTCTCGAGGTTCCAATTCTCATCCTTGTAACGCTCCTCGCTCTCATCCAGCGCCCTAATTCGCTGTGCGTACCCTTctgcctccagctccagtcGTGATTTCTCAAGGTTGGCATTCTTCAACGCCTCCTCGCGCTCAGCGAGCATGGCCTGCAATTGACGAACCTGGGCCAAGAGAGAAGTGGAAATCTCGGTCGCGAATTCAATGTCATGGACCCGGCTGGACGGTTGGTTCCGTTGTTTCCGTGACGGAACGCTCACTTTGCTGGGAGAGTTGGTCGCTTGACTGGCGAATAGGACGGGACTGAGCGGTGACTGTAGTTCAGAAGATCAGTATCCTGACGGCGGTACAGGAAGCGTTGCGGTTTTACCTTTTGATCGAGCGAGGGCGTACCCAGATGgccatcatcgccacctGCCAGGCGTTTCGGAGCCAGTAAGGCTCTAGCGGTCTCACGACCAATCTCATTGTACTCCCTTTCCAGTTCCACAAGCTTCTGGCGCAGATCCGGTCCGATCTGGTTCtcatcctgctgctgttctaCCTCTTTCAACTTCTCCTCGAGCTCTCTCTGCTGTTCAATGAGCGCGGTGCCGAGCTTCGAAGCCTCCTCGAGTCTGCGCTCTGTCTCCGCCAGGTGAGCTTCAAGAGCTCGTTTCGCctgtgctggagaaggtgcaTTAAGACTGAACAGCTGCGTGTCGAAAGAGGAGTACCTATGCGCATCACGAGGAACACGCTCCTCCGTTTTTGATACGAACGGGTCATCCATCGAAGCCATTCTGGAAGTAAGATCCTGGCGATCCGCGTCCGTGATTTTGTTGCCTGCTGGGGTCCTGTGCACCACGGGGTGGTTCCTATCGAACTTGACCGAATGAGGGAAACAGCCGTCCTAGAAAAAGCCGGAAACTCGTTGCCTCGTTCCTCGTTATCCCCGACTCGATTTCAAAACATCATTTGATCCGCCCTTCAAGCTTTCACAATTCGATATGCTCGTTTTTTAGGTCGTGCGGCCTACAAGAACCGGCAGCGACGAGATATCCGATGTCTGAATGGCCAGGTTGGATGCGACGTGGGGAAGCGATAAGCGCAGCGTCGGTCGGCAAGGTAGCAGCGGCCGAGAATTGACTTGGTGAAGGAAGATGGCGCACCAAATATCGCAGAATACTGGGAGAGAGCGATCGCAAGCGAATGCGACCCTTCAGATTGAGCGATGTTTGTTTTTTAGAACAGGTCGTAAAACCTGCActggcgatgctgatgacAACAAACGCGTTGTGGACGTACTGGGGAGTGTGCGTGGATGTAGCCAAAGTGTTGGACCAACCACAACAGACTAATGCAGTTTGAACACTCGGGAACGAACAGCAGTGATGAACTGGCAAAACAGGGAATAGGACCCAGATAGTGGATTACAAGATAGGGTGAAGGGATTTAGAATCGATTACGTCGTACAATTGGGCATTAAATCAGATAGAAAAGAAGAatagaaggaagagatgtAAAGAAAGACAATAGATAAATTGGTTATGgtggaagaaggggaaagaagagcgaAAAGATCCAAAGAAAGGAAGGCGaaaggaggggaagagagtgTATggggaaaaaggaaagaaaagaaaagacaaaggaagtCTAGAGTGATAGATGATAATAATGGCAGTTAGACAGACAGCAACGAGACGAGAGCGACTCGTTGGGTGGGGAGAcaaaggaaggaagaagagaagagagggagagagagagaagacagACAGTGGGAGGAGAGCGAGGAATGGAGGTTAGGTGGAGTGAGGCACATCTGTTTGTTACTTCAATGATCTAAGATGATAGAAATGGGCCGT carries:
- a CDS encoding class I SAM-dependent methyltransferase, with protein sequence MKHLAASGLILAQTPLQPPQIQNSTDLIPPILARASGVVLDVGPGTGTQMPLLRGRAQAIKTIYGAEPCRGLHAELRARAEEEGLGEKYQVLSCGAAARELVPELQREGLLPAGDVEGVLASTDGVFDTIVCVRVLCSVPELERTAQELYALLRPGGQLLVVEHVVNPWRTAKGSIVARVMQAVYGFFGWSWFVGNCCLDRDTEMALRAAADRDGGWEVVELDRWFGRSPIPYISGVLVKKST
- a CDS encoding putative nuclear migration protein (ApsA); the protein is MASMDDPFVSKTEERVPRDAHRYSSFDTQLFSLNAPSPAQAKRALEAHLAETERRLEEASKLGTALIEQQRELEEKLKEVEQQQDENQIGPDLRQKLVELEREYNEIGRETARALLAPKRLAGGDDGHLGTPSLDQKSPLSPVLFASQATNSPSKVSVPSRKQRNQPSSRVHDIEFATEISTSLLAQVRQLQAMLAEREEALKNANLEKSRLELEAEGYAQRIRALDESEERYKDENWNLETRTHELMTAMKEAADRENRLNSALGTVTSEKNAIERELEEVKQANARLIEEQAAAQKANDAEIHLLRRNLNAQDAEKLALHKKLEELNSQNEELAKVVTMRLRQQEAQATLEVPRDHHSSDDDQGTPENSPPPSPNKFTPRHNHLETETLRSSLGHAHRMIQNLKSTIHREKTEKIELKRMLQEARDEIEQRRREAVAPAGPSTKRQKTRPDASRKPARPDLLGAGRKGKTEIEIQDAEWEDNVVDATPTRHASTSLTRDRSGEESSAYPSDAYQTATEADDAFETANERETATESEAFQTGIESMADGSSDTDELTETEETVQRTPRLRVSSSLIMAKARDRSSYHSTASTSADEDEGVDEVLASPSQAHAPRYRLRKKRSVLRKIRPSGEAPMAYSSRPSSARESPATSFAQDSAPTEGHSLFEELAELEGGEDEDGTFGANSQTSTPRMRPTADSRRPSEAILDVPAKPAMVDSGVMTDPWQPTESANPVNAGVEEALPVAPVTPTKATVPVAEAGMAIKEPPKLVNSATQWTPLRSGAESNGDQVSSVPTPPKMAWDDASGAEGETTRVPTPPVAKPDFSPISYQETSPVAPVLPQLTTSYFIGGVTEPVALPSSLPRELSLSSISSQSTEPLMAQLPEPEQVYSPQMVISAVFSEHTVPIAVTLPEPEPLPVLSFADQATNTETPHLEVSTIFSEHTLPVAAALPEPEPVPIISVADHSTSTETPELEISSILAEQTEPIAALPPKSLSGPEHVVIVEDKVVQSESAKLDISRISSASSEPVAPQLRERPVSRVPELSYSSIRSVETLPVGATSPVAVVSGLQIADENMHPAHLRDAVQDKRPTDSMSIAKDIPSDDAAADAEDLKSGAALPLGTISGNAVTRGRRRQSNQADSGAQTILSSKQIDQILMERVSSRPLSPPDSDKAKEAGPSPFATPKARPRPTQHASTTSLQSAQRRPGSSTSLSSSVHSLSHPPLPVDHREAIMAAEKKSLEQQPSSPGLMGPPLAPASAYRSNSTQRPLTPNESGTQVYSSKTSISRAQIRRESQVSRRSSVSSFASELEERFNIQAYSNHMSNGYAAGTDPRMIQAITQTMIGEFLWKYTRRTVTGETSKTRHRRYFWVHPYTRTLYWSEQDPQTAGKNQLRTKSVPIEAVRVVADDNPYPPGLHCRSLEVVSPGRRVRFTATTSQRHETWFNALSYLLLRNSDEAGEGQDNNVTLENDTLEDIDEFNPGFRSQSQQTMRMSFSSSRSRTVRNVPKQRAASAMSVRQTVTPGRVSPALSAPSQGSGLQVPDDGRQESTSRLSTILNTTIKGSFGRRGRPGYATSSVHEGSLHADSLHERDSEEDFRRMMEQDSDRLENVRACCDGKHDVSSLSRTSRYSPRVNRMHSHH